The Novibacillus thermophilus genome segment GAGTCGATGTCAGCGGCCGCTAACATTTTTGTCGGTTTGACAGAAGCGCCCCTTGTCATCAAACCTTATTTAGAAAAATTGTCAAAGTCTGAACTTTTTGCAGTCATGACAGGTGGTACAGCCTCCGTGTCCGGGTCCGTACTGGTTGGTTACTCCCTAATGGGTATTCCTTTAGAATATCTCTTGGCTGCGTGTTTTATGGCCGCACCAGCGGGTCTGTTAATTGCTAAAATTTTGGTGCCCGAAACAGAAGTCAAGAGGGTAGAACAAGACATTCAAATTGAAAAGGACACCGATACGATTAACGTGATTGACGCCGCTGCGAAAGGGGCCTCGGTTGGATTGAACATAGCGCTCCAAATCGGGGCCATGTTGTTGGCTTTTATCTCCCTCATTGCTCTTATTAATTTAGGATTAAGTTGGATCGGTGGGTGGTTCGGGGTCGAATCCCTAACATTGGAAACCATTCTCGGTTATCTTTTTGCTCCGTTAGCTTTTGTTATCGGTGTACCGTGGGAGGAAGCCGTTCTTGCTGGATCATTTATCGGGCAGAAATTTGTCATTAACGAATTTGTCGCTTATAGTTCATTTGCACCGGAAATAAGTTCTCTTTCTGACAAAACGGTCGCTGTTGTCAGCTTTGCTTTATGTGGTTTTGCCAATCTGGCGGCTGTAGCTATCCTCCTTGGAGGTTTGGGCGGGTTGGCTCCTAAACGCCGTCCAGATATTGCGCAATTCGGACTGTTGGCCGTTATAGGCGGAACGCTCGCGAACTTGTTGAGTGCTGCCATTGCAGGCATGCTTTTATAAGCATAATTAAAACCGGGGCATGTGTTTTAACCTTTGCCCCGGTTTTTTTGTGCTACTTTCGGTACGCCGATGAGCGCCCGTTCCACCGTTCGCCGGTTCTTCTCTGTGATCTCGGCCCGCCTTGGAATCGGTTTCCACTGGTCAACTGGATCGTACAGGGTGGGCGGTAACGGGACGGGACTTTCTTTTTGCCACTTTTCCCGCCACGCCGCGGGGACAGGCGAGCAGCTCAAGTCGTGATCGTTCATTTCTGCCCAGAGGAGTGTCCACGCTCGGGGGACGACGCGCCAAATGTCGTAGCCTCCGCCGCCCAGGGCGACCCACCGTCCGTCGCAGTACGTGTGGGCAAGGCGATGGATCAGCCGAGGGATGTGGCGGTAGATGCGCATGCTGGTTGCGAGGTGGGTGAGGGGGTCGAAGCGGTGGGCGTCGCAGCCGTGCTGGGAGATGACGAAGTCCGGCTGAACTTTGTCGACGACCTCGGGCAGGACCGCCTCCAGCGTTTCGATGTACGAATCGTCTTCCGTGAAGGCGTCCAGGGGGACGTTGATGGTGAAACCGTACCCCTGGCCGTCGCCCCGCTCACTGTAGTCCCCCGTCCCCGGGAACAAATAGCGACCAGTTTCGTGGATGGACACAGTGCACACGGCGGGATCGTCGTAAAAGGCCCACTGTACCCCGTCCCCGTGGTGGGCGTCAGTGTCGATGTACAAGATGCGCATGTCGGGGAAATGTTTTCTTAGCCAAGCAATTCCGACGGATGCGTCGTTGTACACGCAAAATCCGGAAGCCTTCCCGGTTAAGGCGTGGTGCAACCCGCCTGCCAAATTAGCGGCATGCTCGCAGTCCCTGTTTGCGACGTGTTGGACAGCCTGAACGGTTCCTCCTGCGATAAGGGCGGCGGCGTCGTGCATATGGGGAAAGGGGGGAGTATCTTCGGTGTCCAAGCCGCACGCTGCCAGATCGTCGGGGGTGTAGTCGTTTCCCGAGCACTTTTTGATCAAGTCGATGTAGGAACGGTTGTGTACAAGGGCCAACTCGTCGTCAGACGCCGGTTGCGGCGGAAGCAGCTGTTCTTCTGTCAACAGGTGGAAGGCCTGCATGAGATCGACAGTTAGCAGTAAGCGTTTTGGGTTAAAAGGGTGCTGTTCGTGGAAGAAGTAGCGGGTCACGTGTTCACTGAATACGAAGCGTACGGACATGATGATCAATCCCAGTCTTTCGGGTCTTTCGTCGGCCACACGACACGGAATCCTTTGGCGTCCAGTTCGTTGACGACGTCCCGCGCGTCCATCGTCTCCAAGCGGAAGACGAGGTGCAGCGAATCCGGTTCCTCTCCAGTGTAGGTGAACACACTGGCGACGTTCATGTTGTGGGAGCGGAAAACTTCCGTCACTTCTGCGAGGACGCCGGCTTGGTCGGGAACGGTCATCTCCACCCGTTGACTGGGTTTGGTTACGCCCATCAGTTCCACTAACGTGTGCAATATGTCTTTCCGGGTTAAGATGCCGACGATCCTGTTTTGCCTCACGACTGGTAGACAGCCGACGTTGTACTCATAAAGGGTCAAAGCGGCTTCCTCCACGAAGTCGCGGGGGTGGGCGGTCAGGACTTCCTTGGTCATGATGGAAGAGACCGGTTGTGCCATGATGCGTTCATCCCGCACCCGCTCCAGCGTTGACGGAGACGCGTCGCGCAAATCGCGATCGGTTACAATTCCGACGAGCCCGCCTTGGTCGACGACGGGCAAGTGTCGAATGCGGTGTTCCTGGACTGTCAAGAGCGCCAAGCGGATCGTTTCCGACGGGTGGATCGTGATGACATCGGTTTTCATGATATCCTGTACCAACATGGTCATCCCCTCTTCATCAAGCTCCTTTGCACAGGCTCTGCAACGGGCTGCCCCTTTTGTCAGCACACTGCCCCGTTAGTACATGTCGCGATGTTGGAAGCGCAGGCGGTTAAACTGTTCCACCGACTCCGGCGGGACACGGCTGCCGATGCGCGCCATCAGGCAGTTGGCGGGGTGCGCGGTGATTTCGGAATCGTCGGTGGCAAATACGGTCATGCCGACACAGCCCATCACTTTTTCCATCACTTTGCGGTATTCCCACACGGAAAGGCCTGTCCCTTTTAAATCCCAGTGCCAGTAGTACTCAGTGGAGATCACAATGTAGTGTTCCATGTATTCGTCGGCAAAGGCAGTTTTCAACAGCGCTTTGCTGACACCGTGGGAGCGGTAAGGCGGGGCCACTTCGATGGCCCCTAATTCCAGTAAGTCCTCCATGTTTCCTTCCGACCAACGCTCCAGCGGATCGGGGTACAGGAAGGTCACGTAAGCAACAACCTGTTTTTCGTTCGTCGCCTGGATGATACGTCCTTCGGGCAAATCGGCAATCTCGGCAATCGCTCGCTGCTGCTCCTCAGGTGGACGGAACGCGTGAAGACCGTCGTGAAAGGAGTACTTCCGTACTTCTTCACTTGTTACCGGACCTTTGACGCATAAGGACACTGTGGGAGAAATGTTCACAGTTTGTTGGTGAACCGTTTTCAAGTGCTCCATGATACGACTCCAAATGTCAAAACGTTACCATTATTATACACAACTCCGTCTGCATATTGTGGAAAATGTTATGAATTGAATGATTTAAATTTCGGTTAGATTTTAAAGAAAAATAGGACATTTTTGCATTCAATAATGGGAAATAAAATTAAAAGTTTAGATTTCTTACCCAAAAAGACGATGATAAGTGGCACAAAAAATGCTAGACTAGTTTTACAAAAATAAATTTTCGGAAGGATGGGCATAATGATCAACGTGATTTGGTTTTTGTTACTCGCCATTGGAATTGTTGTCGGGGTTGCCAACGGACGGACACAAGAAGTGACAGAAGCAGCCATCGATTCAGCAGAGACGGCCGTTGAATTGGCTATCGGGTTAATCGGTATCATGGCGCTGTGGTTAGGAATCATGAAAATCGCGGAAGAAGGTGGGCTGGTCCGTTTACTTGCCAAAGCGGTCAAGCCCGTCATGGTGCGCCTGTTTCCTGACGTGCCAGCGGAACATCCGGCTATGGGGAGCATGCTCATGAATATCGCGGCGAATATTCTCGGGCTGGGGAATGCCGCAACACCGTT includes the following:
- a CDS encoding NupC/NupG family nucleoside CNT transporter — translated: MQILWGLFGIFVILGIAVLASRNRKAINIRTVLGALIIQIGFAFAVLKWETGRLVFQKITAFVQTIIDSSNEGIQFLFGGVLSEDAVIFAFQVLTVVIFFSSLISVLYYLGVMQFLIKIIGGFLSRILKTTRPESMSAAANIFVGLTEAPLVIKPYLEKLSKSELFAVMTGGTASVSGSVLVGYSLMGIPLEYLLAACFMAAPAGLLIAKILVPETEVKRVEQDIQIEKDTDTINVIDAAAKGASVGLNIALQIGAMLLAFISLIALINLGLSWIGGWFGVESLTLETILGYLFAPLAFVIGVPWEEAVLAGSFIGQKFVINEFVAYSSFAPEISSLSDKTVAVVSFALCGFANLAAVAILLGGLGGLAPKRRPDIAQFGLLAVIGGTLANLLSAAIAGMLL
- a CDS encoding acetoin utilization protein AcuC, yielding MIMSVRFVFSEHVTRYFFHEQHPFNPKRLLLTVDLMQAFHLLTEEQLLPPQPASDDELALVHNRSYIDLIKKCSGNDYTPDDLAACGLDTEDTPPFPHMHDAAALIAGGTVQAVQHVANRDCEHAANLAGGLHHALTGKASGFCVYNDASVGIAWLRKHFPDMRILYIDTDAHHGDGVQWAFYDDPAVCTVSIHETGRYLFPGTGDYSERGDGQGYGFTINVPLDAFTEDDSYIETLEAVLPEVVDKVQPDFVISQHGCDAHRFDPLTHLATSMRIYRHIPRLIHRLAHTYCDGRWVALGGGGYDIWRVVPRAWTLLWAEMNDHDLSCSPVPAAWREKWQKESPVPLPPTLYDPVDQWKPIPRRAEITEKNRRTVERALIGVPKVAQKNRGKG
- a CDS encoding CBS and ACT domain-containing protein; this encodes MLVQDIMKTDVITIHPSETIRLALLTVQEHRIRHLPVVDQGGLVGIVTDRDLRDASPSTLERVRDERIMAQPVSSIMTKEVLTAHPRDFVEEAALTLYEYNVGCLPVVRQNRIVGILTRKDILHTLVELMGVTKPSQRVEMTVPDQAGVLAEVTEVFRSHNMNVASVFTYTGEEPDSLHLVFRLETMDARDVVNELDAKGFRVVWPTKDPKDWD
- a CDS encoding GNAT family N-acetyltransferase; amino-acid sequence: MEHLKTVHQQTVNISPTVSLCVKGPVTSEEVRKYSFHDGLHAFRPPEEQQRAIAEIADLPEGRIIQATNEKQVVAYVTFLYPDPLERWSEGNMEDLLELGAIEVAPPYRSHGVSKALLKTAFADEYMEHYIVISTEYYWHWDLKGTGLSVWEYRKVMEKVMGCVGMTVFATDDSEITAHPANCLMARIGSRVPPESVEQFNRLRFQHRDMY
- a CDS encoding nucleoside recognition domain-containing protein, which translates into the protein MINVIWFLLLAIGIVVGVANGRTQEVTEAAIDSAETAVELAIGLIGIMALWLGIMKIAEEGGLVRLLAKAVKPVMVRLFPDVPAEHPAMGSMLMNIAANILGLGNAATPLGLKAMIELQKINPHKETASNAMCTFLALNTSSLTLIPATIIGLRAAADSQNPTEVIGPIIVATTVSTIAAIIAVKLLEKLPVFSYTKAMRQPKQDDADQSL